From Fibrobacterota bacterium, a single genomic window includes:
- the rpmE gene encoding 50S ribosomal protein L31 has product MKTGIHPKYEPQTFNCSCGNIIEVRATIPGQGIEICSNCHPFYTGKQKILDSAGRIERFTSRYTTIVGAKRKTRTASKDAPKAE; this is encoded by the coding sequence ATGAAAACCGGAATCCATCCTAAATACGAACCGCAAACCTTCAATTGCTCCTGCGGCAATATCATCGAAGTGCGCGCCACCATTCCCGGCCAGGGCATCGAAATCTGCTCCAACTGCCATCCGTTCTACACCGGTAAGCAGAAGATCCTCGACTCCGCCGGACGTATCGAAAGGTTCACCTCTCGCTACACCACCATCGTGGGCGCCAAGCGCAAGACCCGGACGGCCTCGAAGGACGCCCCCAAGGCCGAATGA